TATCTGGGGACCATGTGTTTAAAAGAGTGGCCATTTTTTGGTTTAAGTcaacttattttaattttggtttaAGTTTATATCAACTTATAACATATATCTAGTTTGCAGATATCTTTACTAAAGTGTTATTGACAAACTATTTGCACTATCTCAATTGTACTGATAATTTGCCTTGAAAACGTACTTTTTGAATTAGTTTGAAAACACATTGCTATAATTTTTATACAGATAAAATAGTCATGATAAAAGGACCACATCTAGATTaatagaaactttttatttttttttaagatacaaGACACAGaaactcctttttttaaaaaaattatatgcctCTTAAGAATAATAGCTATTTtctattcataataataatatttctatagcatttattatgtgccaggcatagtgctaagcactttacaaatatttcatttgttcctcttAACTGactgggagataagtgctattattattcccattttatagctgagaaaaccaAGGAAATAGGTTTAGTGACTTTagcaggatcacatagctaataaaatgCTTAAGATTTCATTTGAGCAGTCAAAGTTCCTGACACCAGACCCAACTGCCTCATTCTTTGTAGTGCCTCCCTGCTCCTTAACCTTTGTCTTACCGGCAGGCTAATTTGCATTTCAGCCTTGCTGTAAGATTTTTATGATTGTCTAGTGACAAGGAAATGCATGGAAAAGGTTTTAAAATACCAAATGTTTGCTGCCTTGTTTTGGATAAAATGGAGGACAGTTTCCAAAATTGAGACACTCATGTTACAAAAAGTTACAGGAAGTTAGATGGACCTCCGCTCTTATTTCCACAGTGATAAAGTGAATGACAAGTTGTTTTGAAGTTATTTCCATTCTGTTTCTTCTAGATAGACAAGTATGTTAGTTATTCCCAGAAATTGTGTTGCTTATAATACTGTTTCTTTGTCAAAAATGCAGTAAATTCCTTTATTTCTAACAAATTTCTAATGATTTCTAATAAATATCAGTGGTTTTGAGCAAAATTTTGTATAGTGGAAAAAAGTGAAGTATATCAGATGCCCTAGTGTCatggaaaaaaagcattaaatttgGTGTCAGGTGACTTGAGTTTTGAATCCCAGTTCTGATACTATGTGGCCAGGAGCTAATTATTTAAACTCTGAGGCTCTCATTTCTGCATATATAAAAAGGCTTAGTTGTATTACCAACTTTACTGTCTTAGATAAAACACTGAAttcaaaaaattgaaatgaatgtgagttattattattattattattattattattttcttgatacATTGATAGAAAGCTTTGTAGAATTTGTTTAGATGTCATACCAATGCAGAATTGAATAAACTAAAGCAgcttctcatttaaaattttatcatttgtatTTCTCATTTCAGAGTGACTATGGGGGAACAGGAAATCAATTCAATAATCGTAAGTAACCTAAATACAACTTAGACTTTATATTTAGACTTTAGAAGAATAGTTATTTGGACTTGCTTAGTGTAGCTCTTCTTCATGGTGCTGTCACATTTGATCTAATTAACAATATATTGCCCTTCTTTAGGACTAAATAGAAAGAGCCAGAATTATATGTTACTTACATGTTTTAACACCttacattttgtatttgtataaaatacatttttatataatcagaTTGACTTAGAATGTCATgaagcaaaacctttttttcaaaagtgaaaggAAGATACCCTCTTTCACATGTTAGAGgaaatttttgcatatatttctgaagattattatttttttttttcatttttccaaattatcccctccctccctccactccctcccccagatgacaggtaatcccatacattttacatgtgttacaatataacctagatacaatatatgtgtgtaaataccattttcttgttgcacattaattattagcttccgaaggtataagtaacctgggtagatagacagtagtgctaacaatttacatttgcctcccagtgttccttctctgggtatagttatttctgtccatcattgatcaactggaagtgagttggatcttctttatgttgaagatttccacttccatcagaatacatcctcatacagtattgttgttgaagtgtacagtgatcttctggttctgctcatttcactcagcaacagttgatttaagtctctccaagcctctctgtattcctcctgctggtcatttcttacagagcaataatattccataaccttctgaagattattctaagaaattctaagaaatgagtaaatattttaaaacttcttaGAATTTCAAGAAACTGCTATTACAATTTGAAGCCATGCATGGTTTaactttaaaactttttcatTGTTCTCTACTTCAAATTGTTTACTATGCAACAatgcacacatatatctatattttttcctttactggCTCATTTTGGTGTGAAGTATTGGTGTAAAAACCAAAGCTTTAGTTTTCTAATAACTGTCATCAGAATACAAACTCTGACAGTTTCCAACAAGCTGAAAAGGCTTTGAGTATCGACTTGTTagtgaaatttgtttttaaggTGCTATTTGGAGAGACTTATCCCCAATTTAGCTATAAGCTAATTGAATACTTTGAACACAGTAATTTTTAATAACCATAACACAAAAAGGCAAGATGATTTTTGTTGGGTAGAAAATAGACTAGATTTTTGGTAGAGTTGTCTTCTATGTCCTTTTCCAATTCTGGGGTTCTTTTATCTGTGATTTAATAACTTAATGgaattgatttttatataaaaactgttaggattattacttAGGATTAAGTATATTttgacatttctcatttttttcttttgtgtgtaacaaattaaaattatagaatcaaGCTAagatttaaattttgcttttgcatGAAAATTTAgatttacaaattagaaaatatagataatttctttttgtttgttaatttagGAAAAGAAGATATGCTTCATAAGCAGAATCAAATTTTTGTTTCAGAAACACAGGTAATTATTTCTCTTGAACAAAATCCATTCTTGAATACTTatgcttttatacttttttttttttaattaaacaaaatttatgtatttagagaattacttattggacaaacAAATTCTAGTGCTTTGTTCATTTGTTCACTGTTAAGCCTAGTTTaaaaagatttagcagcttctggtATTCTGTGAAGTAATTTTGGTGAGAGTAACTTAAGCTAGTAAAGTGGTTAACATGTTTTCCTTAATAACTCCACAGTCAGCTCTTAATTGTATATAAGAAGAAGAGCAGAGTGTTGGATGAGTTGCTGTTCTGCTTCTTGGGAAAGTAGTTTTTTTGATAAAATCATAGAAGTCTGACCtttttcccttccaattttatGCTTGCTATTGGGAGTGGGGTGATACAAAACAGTCAGTTTGTTATGATTGTACTGTCTTATTGCTGACATTCATAAGGCATGTTAAGTCTTAATGAAGCATAATGgtacttttttctccatttaatgaaataaattttgttatccTGAACATAATATAAACAGCATGcttaaaattttgaatatttccatatacaaagaaaaactaaaaagggAAATTGCATAATACTGTGAATCTTCActtttaaccttattttttaaagtatatgataAATTCAACACACTGATTTAAAACTTACTCAGTTTGTCTGTTATCTTCCTCTGAATCTCCTCTCTCCTGTATTCTTTTTTGGAGCTTTATTGGAGCTTATTTCTCTGGGGTTTTTTTGGATCACTATCTAcctgtcaaattaaaaaaaaattacatccttCCTAAAAAATAACCcatccttttgtcatttcttatgatatAACAATATTCCACTATTTGTCCAACTCTTCCCCAATCGTTGGGCACCatcttagttttttttaacttgttataGATGCAGTAGTGATTTGACTGGGTCTAAATCTGGGATCCTCTACAGAGTTTAAGGAGATGAGATCCAGTCATAAGACAgatgaaaataaacttttaaaagttatttttgctgtttttgaatttgataaaatatcaataatcaggaatttccatatataaagaacaaaaacggaggattatatatgaaaccatgattttatttaacattaaaaaaataaattgtataaaaTCAAGTTTCAAAGTTGTCCCTATTTgtgttttcatttaaattctttctgttctgaccatttaaaaaaaaaaaactcaataatacatttctttttaaatcaaaacaTGTCACATTCTGCATCTTTAGTGTATCaaggttgtttttctttattatatagagtctttgaataaattatttttcttacattgCTTTACTTTGAATTAATTCACATAGATCTcagatttctttgaattttttttcatcatttctttttataatgttccatttcatatttatttagccattctctagttgatagATACCTGTTAATTATAACATTCTTTAATGTTTCTAATaagtatactttttcttttctttttttaaaggaaaacctttattttcttcctttctggtaTATTTAGAATTGTAGACTTTCTACTACAATCTATTTACACGTCCTGCTTTTGAAAATACTGTAATTATCATTATGCATaattgatatatgtatattttttaaataaaatgagttgaagatgAATCCTGGTTACTTAGTAAATTTGTGGGTTAATACattatatttggaaatttatCTGATAAATATAGAGGATCTCTTTCATCCAAGGAATTTAATTCTGTCAATATCTTGTAGTGCTTTCAACCTATGTGCTGTGTTTAAAAATGGGTAAAatgtaatacaaaaaaaaagagttgtatatttataatatggtACTGAATTGTGGCCCATGGATAGGGGACAAAAGGGAAATGGGACTATATTGTATGTTTTTAATCTGAAATCTACAATTTAggattcttttgtctttttttgtttgtttgtttgtttttttttttttttctgaggcagttggggttaagtgacttgcccagactcacacagctaggaaatgttaagtgtctgaggtcacatttgcactcaggtcctcctgacttcagggctggtgctctatcctctatgttacctagctgccctacaaccttgttttaaaaatattttcacaactatgtcaatataattgacttcctttttaatcctatatattttattttatgcatttaaagataTTACTTTGAGAAGAAGTCCTTGGGCTTCACTAGACTGCTGAAGGGAGTCTAtgccacaaaaacaaacaaatgaaaaaacctTAGAATTCCCTCTATTAGATTAATGAAGAGAATTAATTTAGTGTTATTACTTTCCTGTAGAATTTCTCTTAGGtccaactagatggcacagtagatagtgtcggatctgaaatcaggaaggttcttctctctgggttcacatctgacctcagacacttgctatgtTTTCCCGGTCAAGTCACTtagttctgtttgcttcagtttcctcatctccaaaatggcctgaagaaggatatgaagaaggatttttgccaagaaaaccacaagttGGAGTCACAAATGAGTTGGAAATACTGAAACAACTGTGTtacaaaaaatttcttttaaacacttcaaaaaaaattctctttataaCCAGTAACTTTTTTAGCCAAATagttcaatgtttttcttttctttctttttttttttttgtaaatccaATAATCAAGTATATTAATACTTCTTCTTTAGGCTTTATATAAtcaatatctttttctctttccttctagtATACATCATCAGGTATTCCATTGCCAGCCCACATACAAACAAGATCTATGCTGAGACCACTGGAACTTTCCTTACCCAGTCAAACTACCATTtctgaaaatgagattttaaagaaagagttAGAAACTATGAGAACCTTTTGTGATTCAGCTAAACAAGAGAAATTTAAGCTCCAAAATGAACTGGCCCATAAAGTGGCAGAATGCAAAGCTTTGGCATTAGAATGTGAAAGAGTCAAGGAGGATTCTGATGAGCAGATAAAACAATTGGAAGATGCTTTAAAAGATGTGCAAAAGAGAATGTATGATTCAGAAGGGAAAGTGAAACAAATGCAGACTCATTTTCTTGCTCTGAAGGAGCACTTGACAAATGAAGCAGCTTCAGGAAATAACAGATTAATAGAAGAACTAAGGGATCAgttgaaagaaatgaaagcaagatATGAAGGAGCTTCTGCTGAGGTGGGAAGGCTAAAGAACcaaatcaaacaaaatgaaatgctaGTAGAGGAGTTTAAAAGGGATGAAGGGAGACTAGTAGAAGAAAATAAGCGATTACAGAAAGAATTTAGCATGTCTGAAATAGAgcgagagaagagaggaagaaaagccTTGGAGATGGAAGGTCAGATAAAAGAATTAGCAACGAAATTGGCCCTCTCCATCCCtacagaaaaatttgaaaacatgAAGAGTTTATTATCAAATGAAGtgaatgagaaagcaaaaaagtatgtagagatggaaagagaatatgaaaaatCACAGACTGAACTTAGACAATTAAAGAGAGAACTTGAGAATTATAAAGCTAAGCTTTCTCAACATGTAAGGCCAGAGGAACATGAACAACTTAAGGACAAATTTGAACAAAAATCAGGTGAATTTGGAAAGAAGATAACCGAATTAACTTTGAGGAATCAGACATTACAGAAAGAATTTGAGAAGGTTTGTGCAGATAATAAACTACTAGACCACCAGTTGCAGAGCTTATCGACTGAGATGAAAACTAattatattcctttaaaattaaaccaagaaatgaaaaaattacatGCTTTGACAGTTGATGATTTGAATAAAAAACTAATAGATGTgacacaaaaatataaagaaagagaattggaaactgagaagcTGAtggtagaaaaaaacaatttaactaAAAATGTCAGTCATCTTGAAGCTACATATATTCCTCTAGAAAACCATGAAAAGGAGATAATGGCTCTAAAATCCAATATTGCTGAACTCAAAAAAGAACTTTCAGAACTTAATAAAAAATGTGGTTATGGAGAAGAGAAGTTGCATGTAATCACATCTGAGAATGCAAAACTGAAAAGGTCTATAAATGAACAGTATGTGCCAGTTACAAcccatgaagaaattaaagcagcaTTAAGTAGCACATTGGATAAAACTAACAGAGAACTGACAGATGTGAAAAGAAAACTTGAAGATATAAAACAAGAATTTACACAAATAAGAGATGAGAAtggagcattaaaaaaaaagttagagcattctaaaaaccaaatgaaagttgaatttattagcataaaggaGCATGAGGACAAAATGAATGCTGTTAACAAAAGCCTAAAAGAAACACAGGAAAATCATGCTGAAGTACTTACTAAGTATAATAAGGGTCAGAAAGAGATTGTAGCATTGCTTGTTGAGATTGAAGCCCAGAAGAAGGAGCTTGACACAATACAAGAATGCATTAAGCTAAAGTATGCACCAATTGTTAGTTTTGAAGAACGAGAGAAAACTTTTAAAGCCACTGTGAAAGAACTTAAAGAGCAATTGCTAACACAGACACAAAGATGCAGTGTAGGGGAAGAGGAGACTCGTAAATGTCAGCAGGAAAATGAAAGGTTAAAGAATGAAATCCTCATAATCCAGAAAGATTTAAAGAATAAGGATATTCTCATTGAAAATTCCCATGAATTGGAAAAATCTTTAAATCAAAAAAAAGAAGACCTTAGCAAACAACTAAAAGATTTGTCTGAGAAGTACACAGAGgtaaaaagtgagaaagagaagcTTTTGGAAGAAAATGCCCAAAAGACCTCTGAGATACTTGCAGCCCAAAGGATTTTACAGGAACAACATGTTCCCCTAGGGCAAGTGGAAGAGCTAAAAAACTCCCTTAATGGAACGATTGAGGCTCTGAGAGAAGAGCTCAAGGACTATAAGAGGCGGCATGAGGAAGCTCAGCAGGCAGTGGCTGAATGGCAAGAGAGGCTCGAGAATCAAAAACACTCTTCTGTGTCCCTGGTGGAACACGTGCAGATAAAGGAAGCATTGGAGAAAGAAGTTGGGTACATGAAAGGTAGAttgagtgaaaaagaaaaagaaagtcaagcCAAAACAGAAAAGATCTCTAAACTCCAGGATGAGACTCAGACTTTGAAGGAAGCATTTAAGAAATTAGAATGTAGAGAGGTTATTGATTTATCAGAATACAAcacaatgaaaaatgctctagAAGCACAAATTACCAACATAACAGAAAATTTGACCACTTTGAATAAAAAGTATGAGGAAGTTTGCGAAGAGGCGGCACGTGCCAAAAAGGCAGAACTATCTGCAAAAGATGAGAAGGAATTGATACAGTTGAGGAGCTTAAGCATTGAACAAGAAAttaaggaacagaaagaaagatgTGATAAATCCTTACTAACAATTACTGATTTACAAAGAAGAATGCAAGAGTCTGCCaaacaaatagaagcaaaagacAATAAGGTAGGTAGTAAATTAAATCTGCATGATTATAAGTTAGGAAAAAACCCAAGTATTATGTCATAATAAGTTCAAATTCATTGTGGCTCCTCATTGTACATAAAATGCTAATTATCtactgttaaaaatgttttgggcaattaaaaaaaaaaaagttacttgttACTAGTACCAGGTACTAAGCTTGGTTTTGTAGAAGATACAAAGCCATTTGAAAGGCTTTTACAGCCTAATTTAGGAAATTATacagataggtagataaatagatttaCACAAACCACTCTCCCCccactcaaaaacaaaaacaaaacaaagtaaaactaaGAATTAGTATTTAAGTGCCAAGTGAAAGACACTAAATACTCTAGGAGTTGAGAAAAAAAAGCCTATTATGGGCTGAGGTGACAGCTAGAATTAGCACAAGATGACTTGGGACTATTCTCTAGATATTGACATCCCAGGAGTTCCCCTGTCACCTCCCAACATCAGTTGTCCTAATGACACATTCCTTTGTCCATCAATGATTGCTAACTAGCCTGAATCCTTTGGATATTACATCTCTTTTCCAGAATGCTGTCTCACTTCTGTAGAGCATATCTATCACCCCCTTTAGTAGGCAGTTCTGTCTTACTTTCCCCTAGTCAGTAATCTTTTTTGCCTTATCTTTCACTGTACCCTCAGTCTACTTCTGTTGTGATACATTAAAGAGATTGCTGCATCCAGAATCAAAGTatatgaatttgaattctggctctgccagTTACTACTTGAGTGACTTTCAGTTATATaatctttcatttgtaaaatgatgttaAACTCAGTGACctttcaaagttctttctctttcaaagtctatgattttaaactctttattttgaatttcttacATTTATTGTTGCTCATTTAGGTTTGGTTTTCTCTTGAAGATACcagaatcagtcaataaacatgcaCCTACTATAAATAGGAACTTtattaagttctggggatacaaaaaaaggaaagtctgACTCCTCAGAAAGCTCAGTATTTAATAGGAAAagacaacattttaaaagaagcagaaaagggaCATGGGGGAAGATAACTTCCTATGCAGGAGCATGATGGAAGTTTTGCAGCAATGATAGGAAATAATTTGAGAAAGCGACAATTTTAGAGTTTGTCAtcttaaagaaataagaatttcaaGCTATCATAAATTCCAGGAAAAAAAGCTATGTGGGAAGGGATAAAGTGAATTCTCTGTGTCCGTCCCTTAAATGGTGGGAGATCTCTTGAGACTCTCTAATAATGTTTTCTTCACATCCTATAACAGAGAATCAGAAGGAGCATTATAGATTTACAGTTGAAAGGGACTTCTAGGTTGTTAGAtctagtctcattttacagataaggaagctgcaCTCAGAGTGATAATTATTGATAAGTCTTATAACCAGTAAATACCAATTGGggtttaaattcaggtcttccagccTCAAGTATATCAGTGCTTCCATTATGGCCTGCTAGTCCTGTGGAATTGGTATATTCCTTGTTTTCTACTGAAATTTTCAGACCCTTCTGTCACCATTATTCAGCAACTACCTCcccaaaaatttattaaagcctGTCCAAATCCTTTGGCTATTATCTGCAGACCTACAAGtttctctccattctttccaATAAACAGTACCAGAACGACTAATCTTATTCTCTACCTCAATCTTGACCCTCTTCaaatatcttttgtttccttttttcctcaattactcTTCAACTCTCATAACTTCAGTCTACTTCAAGCACAAATAAGAGAGTAGTGGTCGTACTTCTAACCCCTATCTCCACATATAGATGTGTCCTAATTGCTGGAATTCCAGTCAAAGTCAAAGTCAAAGGGAACCTTCATAGAGGTGTGAGACTTGTAATGTTTTCAAATGAGTGTTTAGTTAGTGAGATAATAACAGAATAGGATAGTATTCTATATTCTATtagaatatatagtatatatattaatagaataatattctaataatagaatatatgtaatagaataatatatgtgtaataatagatataaataatataataataaaagaaaaatagaaactattttcttcctcttaactttttttctaagaTAACAGAACTGCTTAATGATGTAGAACGACTAAAACAGGCCCTTAATGACCTTTCACAACTCACCTGCTCAAGTGGGAAttctacaaagaaagaaaaccaacagATGGAAACACTCCAGCATCAGGTGAAATCTCTGCAACAGCAGTTGGCTGTAAGTATCTAATAAGACATGCATACTCGGAAGTCTAAAGGTCTGAGTCCTTGTTCTGATAATGTAAATTCATATAGCTAGTGGTAATATTAAAGTTCAAgtaaatttctctttaaaatatagatCCCTTTTAAGGTACCTTGAAGTGAAGAGAACTTCTAGAATTGTCTGCTCTCTATTAACAAGGTAGTTCCTATAGCTTTACATATACCTGAAAATGGTATATTTACCCCCCTGTGTTCATTGCTATCTATTTGGTTCTATGCATACTATGTCCTCTAGTCAATTATAATCAGGTAGGGAAATAAGACAAAATCCTATGGAAAGTCAAACAATTGTATGAGAAATATCACATGGCAGTATATaactaaaatgaataaattttgtgagttttgaggggaaaaaaaatgctactgTAGATTGgaagtaagcaaaaccaataGAACAATATTTAAAACTATGATAATTCAAATGAAGGCCACACTAAAAAGTAGTTGAATTCACATTAATTGCAATAAATAGTTTGGTTCTATGGAATAAGAACTATACTATGTCTTTACTTTTCATGGGAGATGTGAGGGCTTAAATAACAAGGGAAactaacaaacattcattaagtgctcaCTGTTCCAGGAGCAGTGATAAAGGTTGGGAATACAAACACAAGTAAAAGGATAAACCCTGACCATAAGGAGCTTACCTTAgaagaagataatataaaaaaggaagcttttgttgggggtggggaagtgCAAAGGGCATAGCCACAAAATCTCAGAAGCACAGGCAAGGGATGCAGGTTGGCCAGCTTTAGCCCTTTCCCAGATTGAAGGCCCTTGAAGAAACTTATCCCCAGAAGGGGGGTGGCATGATGGATTGATGTCTCTGGGTGAGCATGCCCTAAGTATTGAAGAAAGTTTCAGGATGAGTGAGACTGAAGCTGAGGCATGTTGAAGTCTGGAAAGTGAGCTCAGCCAAGAGGGAAATGGAGTGTTGCAGATACTATCAGAAGTGTCTCCTTTGAATAAAtgggatcattaaaaaaaaacaaaaaaaaaaacaagaattcctggaagcatttaaaaaaataatttcaaaatcagTTAAAAGTGGTAGAggaagggcaactaggtggcacagttcagcaccagccctgaagttcaaatctgccctctaacacttaacacttcctagctgtgtgactctaggcaagtcacttaaccctacaaaaaataaggtaaagaaatgaaagcaaaggaataaaattatgaaaacaaaattcgCATTTTAATACAAGAGGCATAGAAAGTGCTAAAGAAAATAAAGCCTTAAAAACCAAAATTAACCAAATGGATAAAAAGAGGGGGAGCGGGAAGATTCACTAATGTAAATAATCccttttaaaagagagagaattgaccaaatgagaaaaattgcaaaacttaactgaagaaaataattttttaaaaattagaattgggcaactGGAAGCTAATGATCCACTaggcatcaagaaacaataaaacaaagtaaaaatgagtgaaaaagtaaaagaaaaagaaacttgatTATGTtgagatgatattaaaaaatgatAAGTGAGAAAGAAGGATCCtctaggagagggagaaaggagaggaagaatgggaaaaattatctcacataaaagtaATGAAAGAAAGCTTTTACAGGAGAGGGGGAAATCATGAGGGGAGGGCAGGGAATGCTTAAACCTCACCCACATctaaatttgttttaaagagtTCCCTCTCAATTGGTAATAGAAATCTATCTATCTTACCCAAAAGGGAAGTAGAAGAAGGAGATAACGAAAAATATGTGTTTGTGGTAGAGTAGATGTGGGAGTTGGGGAGTGATAAAAGGAAAGGCAGATAAAAGAAGACAATGGTCAGAAAGAAAACAGACTTTAGAAAAGGATTAATAGAAGTAAATTGAATTCAGGAAATATACAGATAATAatcataactttgaatgtgaatgagatgagttCACCCATAAAAAGGACACAATAGAATGAAATAGAAAGCAGAAtctaacaatatattgtttacaagtaACACATTTGAAGTAGAGAGCCAGACACAGACAGAAGATATGCAACGACTCAAGTTAAAAAGGCAAGGGGGTAGCAGTCaactcagacaaagcaaaagcaaagatagacatatcttaattaattaatcttaattccttaattaaaaggaataaagagagaaataatatctCACTAAAAAGAACCATAggcaataaaataatttctaaagtaaCATATataccaagtggcatagcattcatattcttcaaggaaaaattaaatgaaatgaattacAGGAGGAAATTGATGGAAGACCTCAATTTTTCCCTCTTAGAGCTAGATAGATATAACCACAAAACAAGAAGAAgtcaaggagatgaatagaatcttagaaaagttagatatctTTTTCTTAGCTATACATGGTACTTTCACAAAattgtattaggacataaaaaccacACAACCAAATGCAGGAAAGAGATATATTAAATGCACATCTTAAATGCAGACTTAAATACAATCAAAATTGTATTTAATAAAGTATCATTGAAGcgtagattaaaaattaattggaaatgaaatgagaatgaCAAGACAATGTACCAAAATTTATGCAATGTAGCCAGAACAGTTCATAGGGGAAATTATGTACATTAATTAAGAAGTTAAAGAGTGATAAGTGAATTGGACAggcagctaaaaaaaaaactagaaaaacaacaaattaaaaatcttcaattaaacataaaaattaaattctgaaaaatcaaaggaaagattaataaaattgaaagtaaaaaaaaaatttaactaataaatagaattaaagaaagaagaaaaccaaattgctaCTATCATAAAAGGTAAATATATCAccaatgaagattaaaaaaggcAATATTGTTAGGAC
The DNA window shown above is from Sminthopsis crassicaudata isolate SCR6 chromosome 2, ASM4859323v1, whole genome shotgun sequence and carries:
- the UACA gene encoding uveal autoantigen with coiled-coil domains and ankyrin repeats isoform X6; its protein translation is MSCLCSCSAKNRQATDWNKYDDRLMKAAERGDVEKVSCILSKKGINPGKLDVEGRSVFHVVASKGNLECLNTILVHGVDITVSDAAGRNALHLAAKYGHALCLQKLLQYNCPTEHVDLHGRTALHDAAMADCTSSIQLLCDHGASVNAKDKDGRTPLILATQMCRPTICQLLIDRGADVNARDKQNRTALMLGCEYGCKDAVEVLIKNGADVSLLDALGHDSSYYARIGDNLDILTLMKTAAENANRGREPSKKGLSLQQRNLLHLQDEVNINPYQREQKNVQDLEAENEDLKEKLRNIQQEQRILLDKVNGLQLQLNEEVMVADDLENEKEKLRSLLSTKEKQHEESLRTIEALKNRFKYYESDYGGTGNQFNNRKEDMLHKQNQIFVSETQYTSSGIPLPAHIQTRSMLRPLELSLPSQTTISENEILKKELETMRTFCDSAKQEKFKLQNELAHKVAECKALALECERVKEDSDEQIKQLEDALKDVQKRMYDSEGKVKQMQTHFLALKEHLTNEAASGNNRLIEELRDQLKEMKARYEGASAEVGRLKNQIKQNEMLVEEFKRDEGRLVEENKRLQKEFSMSEIEREKRGRKALEMEGQIKELATKLALSIPTEKFENMKSLLSNEVNEKAKKYVEMEREYEKSQTELRQLKRELENYKAKLSQHVRPEEHEQLKDKFEQKSGEFGKKITELTLRNQTLQKEFEKVCADNKLLDHQLQSLSTEMKTNYIPLKLNQEMKKLHALTVDDLNKKLIDVTQKYKERELETEKLMVEKNNLTKNVSHLEATYIPLENHEKEIMALKSNIAELKKELSELNKKCGYGEEKLHVITSENAKLKRSINEQYVPVTTHEEIKAALSSTLDKTNRELTDVKRKLEDIKQEFTQIRDENGALKKKLEHSKNQMKVEFISIKEHEDKMNAVNKSLKETQENHAEVLTKYNKGQKEIVALLVEIEAQKKELDTIQECIKLKYAPIVSFEEREKTFKATVKELKEQLLTQTQRCSVGEEETRKCQQENERLKNEILIIQKDLKNKDILIENSHELEKSLNQKKEDLSKQLKDLSEKYTEVKSEKEKLLEENAQKTSEILAAQRILQEQHVPLGQVEELKNSLNGTIEALREELKDYKRRHEEAQQAVAEWQERLENQKHSSVSLVEHVQIKEALEKEVGYMKGRLSEKEKESQAKTEKISKLQDETQTLKEAFKKLECREVIDLSEYNTMKNALEAQITNITENLTTLNKKYEEVCEEAARAKKAELSAKDEKELIQLRSLSIEQEIKEQKERCDKSLLTITDLQRRMQESAKQIEAKDNKITELLNDVERLKQALNDLSQLTCSSGNSTKKENQQMETLQHQVKSLQQQLADANRQHQEVIAIYRTHLLSAAQGHMDEDVQAALLQIIRMRQGLVC